Proteins encoded within one genomic window of Couchioplanes caeruleus:
- a CDS encoding succinate dehydrogenase/fumarate reductase iron-sulfur subunit codes for MSEQITLRVARYRPEEEDAAPAFADYDVPLRADWAVLDGLNHIKDELDGTLSYRWSCRMGICGSCGMMINGDPRLSCATFLSDLTPGPVRIEPLAHFPVIRDLVVDLTDFLHHLGQVRPWLIRDEEQPVEQGEYLQTPAQLQNFKQFSMCINCMLCYAACPVYGLDDAFVGPAAIALAHRYDLDSRDEGDRERLTILAQPDGVWDCTFVGECSAACPKGVDPAGAIQQVKLAAALDAVKSLVLPWRSR; via the coding sequence GTGTCCGAGCAGATCACGCTGCGGGTCGCCCGCTACCGGCCCGAGGAGGAGGACGCGGCGCCCGCGTTCGCCGACTACGACGTACCGTTGCGAGCGGACTGGGCCGTCCTCGACGGCCTCAACCACATCAAGGACGAGTTGGACGGCACCCTGTCCTACCGCTGGTCATGCCGGATGGGCATCTGCGGCAGCTGCGGCATGATGATCAACGGTGACCCGCGGCTGTCCTGCGCGACATTCCTGTCGGACCTCACGCCCGGGCCGGTACGCATCGAGCCGCTGGCCCACTTCCCGGTGATCCGCGACCTGGTCGTCGACCTCACCGACTTCCTGCACCACCTCGGCCAGGTCAGACCCTGGCTGATCCGCGACGAGGAACAGCCGGTGGAGCAGGGGGAATACCTGCAGACGCCGGCCCAGCTCCAGAACTTCAAGCAGTTCAGCATGTGCATCAACTGCATGCTCTGCTACGCGGCCTGCCCGGTGTACGGGTTGGACGACGCGTTCGTCGGCCCGGCGGCGATCGCCCTCGCGCACCGCTACGACCTCGACTCCCGCGACGAGGGCGACCGGGAGCGGCTGACCATCCTCGCCCAGCCGGACGGCGTCTGGGACTGCACGTTCGTCGGCGAGTGTTCCGCGGCCTGCCCCAAGGGCGTCGATCCGGCGGGCGCGATCCAGCAGGTGAAGCTCGCCGCGGCGCTGGACGCGGTGAAGTCACTCGTCCTGCCGTGGCGGTCTCGATGA
- a CDS encoding fumarate reductase subunit C: protein MISPWEARYYRRRMPRWWWARRRSYTTFVLRELSSVFVALFVVELLLLVRSVAHGAGAYENFLGTMANPAVIALNLVALAFVLLHAVTFANLTPRAMVVRVRDRTVPSRVVLAGVYLGWLGVTGFLAWLVVG from the coding sequence ATGATCTCGCCATGGGAGGCGCGGTACTACCGGCGGCGCATGCCCCGGTGGTGGTGGGCACGGCGGCGGTCCTACACGACGTTCGTGCTGCGCGAGCTGTCCAGCGTGTTCGTCGCCCTGTTCGTGGTCGAGCTCCTGCTGCTCGTGCGGTCCGTGGCCCACGGCGCCGGCGCGTACGAGAACTTCCTGGGCACGATGGCGAACCCGGCGGTGATCGCGCTCAACCTCGTCGCGCTCGCCTTCGTGCTCCTGCACGCCGTCACCTTCGCCAACCTCACACCCCGTGCGATGGTCGTGCGGGTCCGCGACCGGACGGTGCCGTCGCGCGTCGTCCTCGCGGGCGTCTACCTCGGATGGCTCGGGGTCACCGGGTTCCTGGCCTGGCTGGTGGTGGGCTAG
- the frdD gene encoding fumarate reductase subunit FrdD, with product MAHPPGRAGPEPFVWLLFSAGGMVAALVLPVLLVLFGVAIPLRWVPAPDHAHLLAVLGHPLTRLGLLGVCALALVHAAHRLRFTVEHAFQLGRFDPIIAAACYGAALAGTVAAASVLWAFP from the coding sequence ATGGCGCACCCGCCGGGCCGGGCCGGGCCGGAGCCGTTCGTCTGGCTGCTGTTCAGCGCGGGCGGGATGGTAGCCGCGCTCGTGCTGCCCGTCCTGCTGGTGCTGTTCGGCGTGGCCATCCCCCTGCGCTGGGTGCCGGCGCCCGACCACGCGCACCTGCTCGCCGTGCTCGGCCATCCGCTGACCCGGCTCGGGCTGCTCGGCGTCTGCGCGCTCGCTCTCGTCCACGCCGCCCACCGGCTGCGGTTCACGGTCGAGCACGCGTTCCAGCTCGGGCGCTTCGACCCGATCATCGCCGCGGCGTGCTACGGCGCGGCGCTCGCCGGCACGGTCGCCGCCGCCTCCGTGCTGTGGGCCTTCCCCTGA
- the lipB gene encoding lipoyl(octanoyl) transferase LipB, with translation MVTTSTLQVLRPGLVDYREAWDEQRRLHEAVVAGERPDTILLLEHPSVFTAGKRTEPMDRPSDGTPVVDVDRGGKITWHGPGQLVGYPIVKLADPVDVVAYVRRIEQLLIDVCAEFGVTAERVEGRSGAWVRADDRGPDRKVAAIGIRVARGVTQHGFALNCDCDLSHFDRFVPCGIRDAGVTSLTAELGRPVAVADVLPVVERHLPTLL, from the coding sequence ATGGTGACGACTTCCACGTTGCAGGTCCTGCGTCCGGGCCTGGTCGACTACCGCGAGGCCTGGGACGAGCAGCGGCGCCTGCACGAGGCCGTCGTGGCGGGCGAGCGGCCCGACACGATCCTGCTGCTCGAGCACCCGAGCGTCTTCACCGCGGGCAAGCGCACCGAGCCGATGGACCGCCCGTCGGACGGCACCCCGGTCGTCGACGTGGACCGGGGCGGAAAGATCACCTGGCACGGGCCGGGTCAGCTCGTCGGCTATCCGATCGTCAAGCTCGCCGACCCGGTCGACGTGGTGGCGTACGTGCGCCGCATCGAGCAACTGCTCATCGACGTGTGCGCGGAGTTCGGCGTGACGGCGGAGCGGGTCGAGGGCCGCAGCGGCGCCTGGGTCCGGGCCGACGACCGCGGCCCGGACCGCAAGGTGGCGGCGATCGGCATCCGGGTGGCCCGGGGCGTGACCCAGCACGGCTTCGCCCTCAACTGCGACTGCGACCTGTCGCACTTCGACCGCTTCGTCCCCTGCGGCATCCGCGACGCGGGCGTCACCTCCCTCACCGCGGAGCTGGGCCGCCCGGTGGCCGTCGCGGACGTCCTGCCGGTGGTCGAACGACACCTGCCGACGCTGCTGTGA
- a CDS encoding peptide ABC transporter substrate-binding protein translates to MKLYNNPRDKRVFIPNKAGGVSLNFGHPIAWWILILMTILPLVIVVGVTIAVIA, encoded by the coding sequence GTGAAGCTCTACAACAACCCGCGCGACAAGCGTGTCTTCATCCCCAACAAGGCGGGCGGCGTCTCGCTCAACTTCGGCCACCCGATCGCCTGGTGGATCCTCATCCTCATGACGATCCTCCCCCTGGTCATCGTCGTCGGCGTCACCATCGCCGTCATAGCCTGA
- the lipA gene encoding lipoyl synthase produces MRRNLKVVTIAPEGRRMLRIEARNAETPIERKPPWIKVKAKMGPEYTHMRGLVQKEGLHTVCQEAGCPNIYECWEDREATFLIGGDQCTRRCDFCQIDTGKPAEFDADEPRRVGESVATMGLKYATVTGVARDDLPDGGAWLYAETVRQIHKLQPGCGVELLIPDFNAEPDQLAEVFGAAPEVLAHNVETVPRIFKRIRPAFRYERSLDVITQARAAGLVTKSNLILGMGEERAEVSQALRDLHAAGCELITITQYLRPTPRHHPVERWVKPEEFVELREEAEQIGFAGVMSGPLVRSSYRAGRLYRQALEARG; encoded by the coding sequence ATTCGGCGTAACCTCAAAGTCGTGACTATTGCTCCCGAGGGCCGCCGCATGCTGCGCATCGAGGCACGCAACGCCGAGACTCCCATCGAGCGGAAGCCGCCGTGGATCAAGGTCAAGGCCAAGATGGGCCCGGAATACACGCACATGCGCGGGCTGGTCCAGAAGGAGGGCCTGCACACCGTCTGCCAGGAGGCGGGTTGCCCCAACATTTACGAATGCTGGGAAGACCGTGAAGCGACCTTCCTCATCGGCGGCGACCAGTGCACGCGGCGGTGCGACTTCTGCCAGATCGACACAGGCAAGCCCGCCGAGTTCGACGCCGACGAGCCGCGCCGGGTGGGCGAGTCCGTCGCCACCATGGGCCTCAAGTACGCGACGGTCACCGGCGTGGCCCGCGACGACCTGCCCGACGGCGGCGCGTGGCTCTACGCCGAGACGGTGCGCCAGATCCACAAGCTGCAGCCGGGCTGCGGCGTGGAGCTGCTGATCCCCGACTTCAACGCCGAGCCCGACCAGCTCGCCGAGGTCTTCGGCGCGGCACCCGAGGTGCTCGCCCACAACGTCGAGACCGTGCCCCGCATCTTCAAGCGGATCCGGCCGGCCTTCCGCTACGAGCGCTCGCTCGATGTCATCACCCAGGCCCGCGCGGCCGGCCTGGTCACCAAGTCCAACCTGATCCTGGGCATGGGCGAGGAGCGCGCCGAGGTCTCCCAGGCCCTGCGCGACCTGCACGCCGCCGGCTGCGAGCTGATCACCATCACCCAGTATCTGCGGCCCACCCCGCGCCATCACCCGGTGGAGCGCTGGGTGAAGCCCGAGGAGTTCGTCGAGCTGCGCGAGGAGGCCGAGCAGATCGGCTTCGCCGGCGTGATGTCGGGTCCGCTGGTCCGCTCGTCATACCGGGCCGGCCGGCTCTACCGCCAGGCGCTGGAGGCCCGCGGCTGA
- a CDS encoding DUF4191 domain-containing protein produces the protein MAKPEEKVPFRERLKQIGQVFAFTARQDKWFVPLVVGAVLIPLALTVLFVLLDFGWIWIPIGIMVTLLAVLIVLNLRSNAAMMNAAEGQPGAAASIMENMRGDWRVRPAASSTTQFDMIHIVVGRPGVILLGEGQPQRVRTLLGQEKRRLSKVIGNAPMYDYVIGAEEGELSIRKLRTTMMKLPRNLTGKDVNALDKRLGALLARPQMPKGAIPKNMRPSKGAFRQQRPR, from the coding sequence ATGGCAAAACCCGAGGAGAAGGTTCCGTTCCGCGAGCGCCTGAAGCAGATCGGCCAGGTCTTCGCGTTCACGGCACGGCAGGACAAATGGTTCGTCCCGCTGGTGGTCGGCGCGGTGCTGATTCCCCTGGCGCTCACCGTGCTGTTCGTCCTCCTGGACTTCGGCTGGATCTGGATCCCGATCGGCATCATGGTCACCCTGCTGGCCGTGCTGATCGTGCTGAACCTGCGCTCCAACGCGGCGATGATGAACGCGGCCGAGGGCCAGCCCGGCGCCGCCGCCTCGATCATGGAGAACATGCGCGGCGACTGGCGCGTACGCCCGGCGGCCAGCTCCACCACCCAGTTCGACATGATCCACATCGTGGTCGGCCGCCCCGGCGTGATCCTCCTCGGCGAGGGCCAGCCCCAGCGCGTCCGTACCCTGCTGGGTCAGGAGAAGCGCCGCCTCTCCAAGGTCATCGGCAACGCCCCGATGTACGACTACGTGATCGGCGCCGAGGAGGGCGAGCTCTCCATCCGCAAGCTGCGGACGACCATGATGAAGCTCCCCCGCAACCTGACGGGCAAGGACGTCAACGCTCTGGACAAGCGCCTGGGCGCCCTGCTGGCCCGCCCTCAGATGCCGAAGGGCGCCATCCCGAAGAACATGCGGCCGAGCAAGGGCGCGTTCCGCCAGCAGCGCCCCCGCTGA
- a CDS encoding pentapeptide repeat-containing protein, with product MLLAVRRQRLSEHTHELELRKHAHTEVDATERGFRHASFHGVADFTEATFSGGAWFRDATFHVNAEFRGAAFSLEADFRRATFQENAGFRDAVISAKADFDRAIFSGGGWFGEATFCGNAWFRKTRFRDVAWFGKAHFGADARFRTAAFAGDTALRAATFDGIAEFSRASFAAEAVFDDATFAASAWFGEGNFAGRTSFHTATFADAAWFGDTIFLGDAGFDATRIQSESVRVGRTTAKITKAQREDVNGDSRVDLLIHVSTQAIGLRAGDAVLPVAATLRSGVPFVGTDRVRVLK from the coding sequence TTGCTCCTGGCCGTACGCCGTCAGCGGCTGTCGGAGCACACTCACGAGCTCGAGCTGCGCAAGCACGCGCACACCGAGGTCGACGCCACCGAACGCGGCTTCCGGCACGCCTCCTTCCATGGCGTCGCGGACTTCACGGAGGCCACCTTCTCCGGAGGCGCCTGGTTCCGCGACGCGACGTTCCACGTCAACGCCGAATTCCGAGGAGCGGCGTTCAGCCTCGAGGCAGACTTCCGCCGGGCGACGTTCCAGGAGAACGCCGGCTTCCGCGACGCCGTCATCTCCGCCAAGGCGGACTTCGACCGGGCGATCTTCTCGGGCGGCGGCTGGTTCGGCGAGGCCACGTTCTGCGGCAACGCCTGGTTCCGCAAGACGCGGTTCCGTGACGTCGCCTGGTTCGGCAAGGCGCACTTCGGCGCCGACGCCCGATTCCGAACCGCCGCGTTCGCCGGCGACACCGCCCTCCGCGCCGCCACCTTCGACGGGATCGCCGAGTTCAGCCGGGCATCATTCGCGGCGGAGGCGGTGTTCGACGACGCGACCTTCGCCGCGAGCGCCTGGTTCGGTGAGGGCAACTTCGCCGGAAGAACCAGCTTCCACACGGCGACGTTCGCGGACGCGGCCTGGTTCGGCGACACCATTTTCCTGGGCGACGCCGGCTTCGACGCAACGCGGATCCAGTCCGAGTCCGTACGGGTCGGCCGGACCACCGCGAAGATCACCAAGGCGCAGCGAGAGGACGTCAACGGCGACAGTCGCGTGGACCTTCTGATCCACGTCTCGACACAAGCCATCGGTCTCCGCGCGGGCGACGCCGTCCTACCCGTGGCCGCAACGCTCCGCAGCGGAGTGCCATTCGTCGGTACCGACCGCGTTCGGGTGCTGAAATGA
- a CDS encoding MerR family transcriptional regulator, protein MVDDVVHVHVFQRHIELLVETFDREASTMTAATLHHPLRTADVARHAGCSVQQVRNLERDGVLEPPTRTPSGYRMWTEIHALAAATYVVLAGGVGAAEAKKLIRIARAGTENEVLALVDMAHACLHAERRHVELARAAVAAIRAEPLDDVRPNDAMTISELASALGVPTSTLRYWDRQGLLTPTRAVRGRARIYTPADVQDARIVHQLRLAGYRIPPLRALMPALRQRGRTSDITAALRARDAHINSRSRALLRAASGLLALTSSGEPQSGPSEAQK, encoded by the coding sequence GTGGTTGATGATGTCGTCCATGTCCATGTGTTCCAGCGTCACATTGAACTGCTAGTGGAGACTTTTGATCGTGAGGCCTCGACGATGACGGCGGCAACTCTCCACCACCCCTTGCGGACTGCCGACGTGGCCCGACACGCTGGCTGCTCCGTCCAGCAGGTGCGCAACCTCGAACGTGACGGGGTACTGGAGCCGCCCACGCGTACTCCGTCGGGTTATCGCATGTGGACCGAAATCCACGCGCTAGCGGCAGCAACCTACGTCGTCCTCGCCGGAGGTGTGGGGGCCGCCGAGGCGAAGAAGCTCATACGCATCGCACGCGCCGGCACGGAAAACGAGGTGCTTGCGCTCGTCGACATGGCGCACGCCTGCCTGCACGCTGAGCGGCGGCACGTCGAGCTAGCTAGAGCTGCGGTCGCCGCGATCAGGGCCGAACCCCTTGACGACGTCCGCCCCAACGACGCCATGACCATCTCCGAACTGGCTTCCGCGCTGGGAGTGCCCACCTCGACGTTGCGGTACTGGGACCGGCAAGGCCTGCTCACCCCCACTCGAGCAGTTCGCGGACGTGCACGCATCTACACCCCAGCCGATGTCCAGGACGCGCGGATCGTGCACCAATTGCGCCTTGCCGGCTATCGCATCCCGCCGCTGCGCGCGCTCATGCCGGCCCTGCGGCAGCGCGGGCGCACTTCCGACATCACCGCCGCTCTCCGGGCACGGGACGCGCACATCAACTCGCGTTCGCGCGCCCTTCTCCGAGCGGCGTCTGGACTCCTGGCGCTGACATCTTCCGGGGAGCCCCAGTCGGGTCCGTCGGAAGCCCAGAAGTGA
- a CDS encoding DUF6194 family protein: protein MDMDDIINHAKVLDDVLVLQPQPGDASPEVSWGDTFIYYAPDGVIPATQPFATIVTKDYPDEPRSGLDQPGTFRLNIAAPKAQFARVIGSSPRDAMKAHHDAHVRDTWFPHPVYGGAGWLSVVNPDTQLPEALSLLDAAHKAARDRHQRRTADDDADQPSPLVARSGTRPPSL, encoded by the coding sequence ATGGACATGGACGACATCATCAACCACGCGAAGGTTCTGGACGACGTACTCGTCCTGCAACCGCAACCCGGCGACGCGTCGCCCGAAGTCAGCTGGGGAGACACGTTCATCTACTACGCGCCCGACGGTGTAATCCCGGCGACACAACCCTTCGCCACGATCGTGACGAAGGACTACCCCGACGAGCCCCGTTCTGGTCTGGACCAGCCAGGCACCTTTCGACTCAACATCGCCGCGCCCAAGGCGCAGTTCGCGCGAGTCATCGGCTCATCGCCTCGAGATGCCATGAAAGCCCACCACGACGCCCACGTCCGCGACACGTGGTTCCCCCATCCGGTCTACGGCGGGGCGGGGTGGCTGTCCGTCGTCAACCCCGACACACAACTCCCCGAGGCGCTGAGCCTGCTCGACGCCGCCCACAAGGCTGCGCGCGACCGGCATCAGCGACGAACGGCGGATGACGACGCCGACCAGCCCAGCCCACTAGTGGCTCGAAGCGGCACCCGGCCGCCATCACTTTGA
- a CDS encoding IS110 family transposase produces MEATGNSDAIANLLIPLVARVVVSNPSKTRVIAEAKVKTDKVDARILAQLLAADFLPPVWLPDERIRRLRRQVTRRAHLVRQRTRVKNQVHAILARNLAPTPPVSDLFGKTGRHWLSRQVLPADERASVQALLRQMDFHGDELAIVDRELAVEAFADPMVTRLMTIPGIDAIAAISIVAAVGDFTRFTDADKLVAYVGLNPKVRQSGNSAPVHGRISKAGRAHVRGVLVEAAWSASHAPGPLRAFYQRVKARRGFQTAIVATARKMTTLAWHLVTKEQNYAFARPGLTAHKRRKLELTAGAPSRRGNFRIPGAAYNDKQRRAAETAVAEQAEHAYEVFVAHWQPHNPAKTRAAT; encoded by the coding sequence TTGGAGGCGACCGGTAACAGCGACGCGATCGCGAACCTGCTGATCCCTCTCGTGGCGCGGGTGGTGGTGTCGAATCCGTCCAAGACCCGGGTGATCGCAGAGGCGAAGGTCAAGACCGACAAGGTCGACGCGCGGATCCTGGCCCAACTGCTCGCGGCGGACTTCCTGCCGCCGGTGTGGCTGCCCGACGAACGGATCCGCCGGCTGCGCCGGCAGGTGACCCGCCGGGCGCATCTGGTGCGTCAGCGCACCCGGGTCAAGAACCAGGTCCACGCCATCCTGGCTCGCAATCTCGCGCCGACGCCGCCGGTGTCCGACCTGTTCGGCAAGACCGGCCGGCACTGGCTGTCCCGGCAGGTGTTACCCGCCGATGAGCGTGCCAGTGTGCAGGCGCTGCTACGGCAGATGGACTTCCACGGCGACGAGCTTGCCATCGTCGACCGGGAACTCGCCGTCGAGGCGTTCGCCGACCCGATGGTGACCCGGTTGATGACCATACCCGGCATCGACGCAATCGCCGCGATCTCCATCGTGGCCGCGGTCGGCGACTTTACCCGCTTCACCGACGCCGACAAGCTGGTCGCCTATGTCGGGCTGAACCCGAAGGTCCGCCAGTCCGGCAACTCCGCCCCGGTGCATGGCCGGATCAGCAAGGCCGGCCGGGCCCACGTCCGTGGCGTCCTCGTCGAGGCGGCCTGGTCGGCCAGCCACGCCCCGGGACCGCTGCGCGCCTTCTACCAGCGGGTCAAGGCACGCCGCGGCTTCCAAACCGCGATCGTCGCGACCGCCCGTAAGATGACCACCCTCGCCTGGCATCTCGTCACCAAGGAGCAAAATTACGCCTTCGCCCGGCCCGGCCTGACCGCGCACAAGCGACGCAAACTCGAACTGACCGCCGGGGCACCGTCACGGCGCGGGAACTTCCGCATCCCGGGTGCGGCCTACAACGACAAACAGCGACGCGCCGCCGAAACCGCAGTGGCCGAGCAGGCCGAGCACGCCTACGAAGTCTTCGTCGCGCACTGGCAACCACACAATCCCGCGAAAACCCGTGCTGCGACTTGA